A genomic region of Gloeocapsa sp. DLM2.Bin57 contains the following coding sequences:
- a CDS encoding DUF4327 family protein: MITNTLPAPTTVKYSIDMIRDEVRQLLDRGFISRHQPIYVLCQYIPPREWVCVECELEKCDYLLRDQIGDLVASENWDND, encoded by the coding sequence ATGATTACCAACACTTTACCAGCACCAACTACGGTTAAATACTCTATCGATATGATTCGCGACGAAGTTCGTCAACTACTAGATAGAGGTTTCATTAGTCGTCATCAACCTATTTATGTTCTTTGTCAATATATTCCCCCTCGTGAGTGGGTATGTGTAGAATGTGAGTTAGAAAAATGCGACTATCTGTTGAGAGATCAAATTGGTGATCTGGTAGCTTCGGAAAATTGGGATAACGATTAA
- a CDS encoding amino acid ABC transporter substrate-binding protein yields MRFVKLKTLFLAILCLGISLPAQGNSTLDYLRENRVLKVGIRDDAIPFGYRSNQGNLTGMCIDFIAILRQQILAEIGQDTLTIRLIESSLSNRFRLVEENIVHLECGPNTIRENTGFKITFSEAFFVSGTQFLLKTSQRTNINLNSDLANVSLGVLRGSTTEKYLRETYPEANLVLFQGNTGRTRGVQAVAQGNIDAMVSDGILLLGEGIVLGFDFNQTYTLLPSNPLTCDYYGMILPEDDLEWRELVNEAIAEFNTTQDQWLTEIRDYFNDAQNYCQSR; encoded by the coding sequence ATGAGGTTTGTTAAGTTAAAAACCCTTTTCTTGGCTATTCTTTGTTTAGGTATTAGTTTACCAGCCCAAGGTAATTCTACCCTTGATTATCTCAGAGAAAATAGAGTTCTTAAAGTTGGTATCAGAGATGACGCTATTCCCTTTGGTTACCGTTCTAATCAAGGTAATCTAACTGGTATGTGTATAGATTTTATTGCCATATTAAGACAACAAATTTTAGCTGAAATTGGACAAGATACACTGACGATTAGATTGATTGAGTCTAGTCTGAGCAATCGTTTCAGGTTAGTAGAAGAAAATATCGTTCATCTAGAATGTGGACCTAATACTATTAGAGAAAATACGGGATTTAAGATTACTTTCTCTGAAGCTTTTTTTGTTAGTGGTACTCAATTTCTACTTAAAACAAGTCAAAGAACAAATATTAATTTAAATAGTGATTTAGCTAATGTTTCTCTAGGAGTATTGCGAGGCAGCACTACTGAGAAATATTTAAGAGAAACCTATCCTGAAGCTAATCTAGTTTTATTTCAAGGCAATACGGGGAGAACTAGAGGAGTGCAAGCAGTTGCACAAGGTAATATAGATGCTATGGTAAGTGATGGAATACTTTTATTAGGAGAAGGAATAGTACTTGGTTTTGATTTTAACCAGACTTATACTTTATTGCCTAGCAACCCCTTGACTTGTGATTATTATGGGATGATCTTACCCGAGGATGACCTAGAATGGAGAGAATTAGTTAACGAAGCGATCGCCGAATTTAACACAACTCAAGATCAATGGTTAACCGAAATAAGAGATTATTTTAATGATGCTCAAAACTATTGTCAGAGTCGCTAA
- a CDS encoding chemotaxis protein CheW — protein MVANLFNNPSQAKEEQFLRVYLVPDTNILININQVTEVLNVPLEKIVPIPQMPAWTMGVYNWRGEVLWMVDLGHLVGLTPWHRQNYNKSDHRAIVVHSSGEKLGLVVNQVQDIELLNPGEIKSPPASSVTPELVPFLRGYWLKANGEILIVIDAETIMAAMPKP, from the coding sequence ATGGTAGCTAATTTATTTAATAATCCTAGTCAAGCTAAAGAAGAACAATTCTTACGCGTCTATCTAGTCCCTGATACTAATATTTTAATCAATATCAACCAAGTCACCGAGGTACTAAATGTACCATTAGAAAAAATTGTACCTATTCCTCAAATGCCAGCTTGGACTATGGGGGTGTACAATTGGCGGGGAGAAGTCCTCTGGATGGTAGATTTAGGTCATCTGGTGGGGTTGACTCCTTGGCATAGACAAAACTATAATAAATCTGATCATCGAGCGATCGTTGTCCATAGCAGCGGGGAAAAATTGGGTTTAGTAGTTAATCAAGTCCAAGACATCGAGTTATTAAATCCAGGAGAGATTAAATCTCCTCCCGCATCTAGTGTGACTCCTGAATTAGTGCCTTTTTTAAGGGGTTATTGGCTTAAAGCCAATGGAGAGATTTTAATAGTTATTGACGCTGAAACTATTATGGCTGCTATGCCTAAACCCTAG
- a CDS encoding response regulator, which yields METALIVEDSPTQRGIITGYLQQLGINVVVANSGEEALEKIETTSPNLIVLDVVLPGRSGFEICRDLKSQDKTKGIPIIICSTKDSEMDKFWGMKQGANAYLAKPLNQDEFIRTVKQLINL from the coding sequence ATGGAAACTGCTTTAATCGTTGAAGATTCCCCAACTCAAAGAGGAATTATCACAGGGTATTTACAGCAATTAGGTATTAACGTGGTTGTGGCTAATAGTGGCGAGGAAGCCCTAGAAAAAATCGAGACCACTTCTCCTAATCTAATCGTCTTGGATGTAGTCCTACCTGGACGTAGTGGTTTTGAAATTTGTAGAGATTTGAAAAGTCAAGACAAAACTAAAGGAATTCCGATCATCATTTGTTCAACTAAAGATAGCGAAATGGATAAGTTTTGGGGAATGAAACAAGGGGCTAATGCTTATCTAGCTAAACCTCTCAATCAAGATGAATTTATCCGGACAGTCAAACAGTTAATTAATCTCTAG
- a CDS encoding response regulator — protein MTSEDSTNNPLTSGPLKEFAVSKQTGLGFFDTLKQPRFSGQLELTSPDHRRWVFYLYLGRIIYATGGIHPVRRWRRHLAIYFPHMPSHLNALQADIDNLPVEDLRICWEYQLLCLWVEQQKVTLEQAAKMIRATIVEVLFDVTQAMQIACKLSSEKTLSTRLVLIDAEQVIVEAQKLWQGWQAAKIADRSPDMAPIIAQPEQLQQKTSEQIYHTLSQLLDGQQTLRDLAVRMKRDVLTVTRSLLPYIQEGLVRLVEIDDFPTPTLPNIPTVISNSRDGQKHLIACVDDSPLVCQSMEKILKQNGYEFLGINDALRAIAILLSRKPDLIFLDLIMPNANGYEICSQLRKLSFFRHTPIVILTGNDGLIDRVRAKMVGSSDFLSKPVDAEVVINVIRKHLREGVNYNPNENYLS, from the coding sequence ATGACTTCCGAAGATAGTACCAATAATCCCCTTACTTCTGGACCACTAAAAGAGTTTGCTGTATCTAAACAAACCGGTTTAGGTTTCTTTGATACTCTCAAACAACCTCGGTTTAGCGGTCAATTGGAGTTGACAAGTCCTGATCATCGTCGTTGGGTATTCTATCTTTATTTGGGTAGAATCATCTACGCTACTGGTGGTATTCATCCAGTGAGACGATGGCGTCGCCACTTAGCGATTTATTTTCCCCATATGCCTTCCCATCTTAACGCTTTACAAGCTGATATTGATAATCTTCCTGTGGAAGACTTGAGAATTTGCTGGGAATATCAATTATTATGTCTTTGGGTGGAGCAACAAAAGGTCACTCTTGAACAAGCGGCTAAGATGATTAGGGCTACTATCGTCGAAGTCCTATTTGATGTTACTCAAGCAATGCAAATCGCTTGTAAACTGAGTTCAGAAAAAACTCTCTCCACTCGCCTAGTCTTGATTGATGCTGAACAAGTAATCGTAGAAGCCCAAAAACTCTGGCAAGGTTGGCAAGCAGCTAAAATCGCCGATCGCTCTCCTGATATGGCCCCGATTATCGCTCAACCAGAACAATTACAACAAAAAACTTCTGAACAAATCTATCATACCCTGAGTCAGTTACTCGATGGACAACAAACTCTCCGAGATTTAGCGGTACGTATGAAAAGAGATGTACTAACGGTTACTCGTTCTCTACTTCCCTATATCCAAGAAGGATTAGTGCGTCTAGTGGAAATCGATGATTTTCCTACACCGACTCTCCCTAATATCCCTACTGTAATTTCTAATAGTCGAGATGGTCAAAAACATCTGATTGCTTGTGTTGACGATAGTCCCTTAGTTTGTCAAAGTATGGAAAAAATCCTCAAACAAAATGGCTATGAGTTTCTAGGTATTAATGATGCTTTAAGGGCGATCGCTATCCTCCTGTCACGCAAACCTGATTTAATCTTCTTAGATTTAATTATGCCTAATGCTAATGGTTATGAAATCTGCAGTCAATTACGCAAACTGTCTTTTTTCCGTCATACACCAATTGTGATTTTAACGGGTAATGATGGTCTCATCGATCGAGTTCGGGCTAAAATGGTTGGTTCGTCAGATTTCTTGAGTAAACCCGTTGACGCAGAAGTAGTGATCAATGTTATTCGTAAACATTTAAGGGAGGGAGTTAACTATAATCCTAATGAAAATTATCTCTCCTAG
- a CDS encoding saccharopine dehydrogenase-like oxidoreductase: MSNEKMRIGVLGFGGLGQASVRVLAPKQSMIPVAAADQQGYIYQPEGINVNEAIAVYQQQGSLGYLQPNGVLTEHSIKELISKAKVDGYFLALPNLPNTFMVEVARLFISLGWRGVLVDAIKRTSALNQLLELQEELREAGITYLTGCGATPGLLTAAAAIAAQSYAEIHNVKITFGVGIANWEAYRGTIREDIAHLPGYNLEIAQKMSDAAVEALLEKTNGILTLENMEHADDLMLELAGICPRDRVSVGGVVDTRNPKKPLSTNVKVTGRTFEGKISTHTFTLGDETSMAANVCGPAFGYLKAGKTLHDRGIYGIFTPAEVMPQYVN, translated from the coding sequence ATGAGCAACGAAAAAATGAGAATTGGTGTATTAGGGTTTGGAGGTTTAGGACAAGCCTCTGTAAGAGTTTTAGCACCTAAACAGTCCATGATCCCCGTAGCAGCAGCGGATCAACAGGGATACATCTACCAACCAGAAGGAATAAATGTCAACGAAGCGATCGCCGTCTATCAACAACAAGGGTCTCTTGGTTATCTCCAACCCAACGGCGTTTTAACAGAGCATAGCATCAAAGAATTAATCAGTAAAGCTAAAGTAGATGGTTATTTTCTAGCCTTACCCAACCTTCCCAATACCTTTATGGTAGAAGTAGCGCGTTTATTTATCTCTCTTGGTTGGCGCGGGGTGTTAGTAGATGCTATCAAAAGAACTAGCGCCCTAAACCAACTCTTAGAATTACAAGAAGAGCTACGAGAAGCAGGGATTACCTATCTAACAGGATGTGGCGCGACACCAGGATTACTAACAGCAGCAGCGGCGATCGCCGCCCAAAGTTACGCAGAAATCCACAACGTTAAAATCACCTTTGGGGTAGGAATAGCCAACTGGGAAGCCTATAGAGGGACAATTAGGGAAGATATCGCCCATTTACCAGGTTATAACCTAGAAATAGCCCAAAAAATGAGTGATGCAGCAGTAGAAGCATTGTTAGAGAAAACTAACGGGATTCTAACTCTAGAAAATATGGAACACGCAGACGATTTAATGTTGGAATTAGCAGGAATCTGCCCACGCGATCGCGTCTCTGTAGGAGGAGTAGTAGATACTCGTAACCCCAAAAAACCCCTAAGTACCAATGTTAAAGTCACAGGGAGAACCTTTGAAGGGAAAATATCCACCCATACCTTTACTTTAGGGGATGAAACCAGTATGGCAGCCAATGTGTGTGGACCTGCTTTTGGTTATCTCAAAGCGGGGAAAACCTTGCACGATCGCGGGATTTATGGCATATTTACCCCAGCCGAGGTCATGCCACAATACGTTAACTAG
- a CDS encoding glycosyltransferase, with the protein MKILLLHPNFPAQFRHVAVALAAQGHQVVFGTRREEGQLTGVSKVIYNPSRDIKPETHHYLRTLEGAVLQGQAIYRLIETLKQQQFSPDIVYGHSGWGPTLFIKDVLPKAQLLCYFEWFYHSHGSDADFDPSDPLSADDGPRIRLKNTPMLTDLYTCDRGLSPTYWQRQQFPQEFHSKITVRHDGVDTGFFIPEPESKLVLPSIDLDLSQATEIITYVARGMEPYRGFPQFMEAVAILQQRRPNTHVVIVGQDRVAYGKNLPEGQSYKQLMLDKFSFDLSRLHFTGLLPYNQYLKVLQASSVHIYLTRPFVLSWSMLEAMATGCLLVASDTQPVTEMIQNGYNGLLVNFFDVEAIVKRVEEALDNPEAMLPIRTRARETIINQYDLATLLPEHLNWILNRDSKSTTKKKKGFGG; encoded by the coding sequence ATGAAAATACTGTTATTACACCCCAATTTCCCCGCACAATTTCGTCATGTAGCTGTAGCTTTAGCAGCCCAAGGACATCAAGTAGTCTTTGGTACTCGCAGGGAAGAAGGACAACTAACAGGAGTAAGCAAAGTTATCTATAACCCCTCTAGAGATATTAAACCAGAAACCCATCACTACCTACGCACTCTAGAGGGTGCAGTTTTACAAGGTCAAGCTATTTATCGTCTGATTGAGACCTTAAAACAACAACAATTTAGCCCAGATATTGTCTATGGTCACTCGGGGTGGGGACCGACTCTCTTTATCAAAGACGTACTACCGAAAGCTCAATTACTCTGCTATTTTGAGTGGTTTTATCACTCCCATGGTTCAGACGCAGACTTTGACCCATCTGATCCCTTGAGTGCGGATGATGGTCCTCGCATTCGCCTGAAAAATACACCCATGTTAACGGATTTATATACCTGCGATCGCGGTTTATCCCCAACTTATTGGCAACGTCAACAATTTCCTCAAGAATTCCACTCTAAAATCACTGTACGTCATGATGGGGTAGATACAGGCTTTTTTATCCCCGAACCAGAAAGTAAATTAGTTCTCCCCTCCATTGATTTAGACCTTTCTCAAGCAACAGAAATTATCACCTATGTCGCTAGAGGGATGGAACCCTATCGCGGTTTTCCCCAATTTATGGAAGCAGTGGCTATCCTACAACAACGTCGCCCTAATACTCATGTAGTCATCGTTGGACAAGATCGAGTAGCCTATGGTAAAAATCTCCCTGAAGGTCAAAGTTATAAACAATTGATGTTAGATAAGTTTTCCTTTGATTTGTCTAGACTCCACTTTACAGGTTTATTACCCTATAACCAATACCTGAAAGTCTTGCAAGCCTCCTCAGTACATATCTATCTAACTCGTCCCTTTGTACTATCTTGGTCTATGTTAGAAGCCATGGCAACAGGTTGTCTATTGGTAGCCTCTGATACCCAACCCGTAACCGAAATGATTCAAAATGGCTATAACGGACTCTTGGTTAATTTCTTTGACGTAGAGGCGATCGTTAAACGAGTAGAAGAAGCCTTAGATAATCCTGAGGCTATGTTACCCATTAGAACTAGAGCTAGAGAAACCATTATCAATCAATACGACCTAGCTACACTCCTACCCGAACATCTCAACTGGATTTTAAACCGTGATAGCAAATCCACAACCAAAAAGAAAAAAGGCTTCGGAGGTTAG
- a CDS encoding NAD(P)H-quinone oxidoreductase subunit 3: MFVLSGYEYLLGFFFVSSLVPLLALTASKLLRPSGGGPERRTTYESGMEPIGGAWIQFNIRYYMFALVFVVFDVETVFLYPWAVAFNRLGLFAFIEALIFIAVLVIALVYAWRKGALEWS; the protein is encoded by the coding sequence GTGTTTGTTTTAAGTGGTTACGAATATTTATTGGGTTTCTTCTTCGTTAGCAGTTTAGTGCCTTTGTTAGCTTTAACAGCCTCTAAACTATTAAGACCTAGTGGCGGTGGTCCTGAAAGACGTACAACCTATGAATCAGGGATGGAACCGATTGGGGGAGCTTGGATTCAATTTAACATCCGTTATTATATGTTCGCTTTAGTTTTTGTTGTATTTGACGTGGAAACAGTCTTTTTATACCCTTGGGCTGTAGCCTTTAATCGTCTCGGGTTATTCGCTTTTATCGAAGCCCTAATCTTTATCGCTGTTCTAGTTATCGCCTTAGTTTACGCTTGGAGAAAAGGTGCTTTAGAATGGTCATAG
- a CDS encoding NADH-quinone oxidoreductase subunit B, translating to MNPKSTLQQETEKILNPAKPGQVTQDLSENVILTTVDDLYNWAKLSSLWPLLYGTACCFIEFAALIGSRFDFDRFGLVPRSSPRQADLIITAGTVTMKMAPALVRLYEEMPEPKYVIAMGACTITGGMFSSDSPSAVRGVDKLIPVDVYIPGCPPRPEAIIDAIVKLRKKVANESLQERASKTEQTHRYYSITHNLQAVEPILTGKYLQTINQQTPPQLTQGEQPLASELLQPQQEEINSDGE from the coding sequence ATGAACCCTAAATCAACCTTGCAACAAGAAACAGAAAAAATTCTTAATCCAGCTAAACCTGGTCAAGTCACCCAGGATTTATCGGAAAACGTCATTTTAACCACAGTAGATGACCTCTATAATTGGGCTAAACTATCTAGTCTTTGGCCCTTACTATATGGTACAGCTTGTTGCTTCATAGAATTTGCAGCTCTGATTGGTTCTCGCTTTGATTTTGACAGATTTGGGTTAGTACCTCGTTCTAGCCCTCGACAAGCTGATTTAATCATCACCGCAGGAACAGTTACTATGAAGATGGCCCCTGCTTTGGTTCGTCTTTATGAAGAAATGCCCGAACCTAAATACGTCATCGCTATGGGTGCTTGTACCATCACAGGTGGTATGTTTAGCTCTGATTCCCCTAGCGCAGTCAGAGGGGTAGATAAACTGATTCCTGTAGATGTTTATATACCTGGTTGTCCTCCTCGCCCTGAAGCGATTATCGACGCCATTGTCAAACTACGCAAAAAAGTAGCTAATGAGTCTCTCCAAGAAAGAGCTTCAAAAACAGAACAAACTCATCGCTACTACAGTATTACACATAATTTGCAAGCAGTAGAACCCATTCTCACTGGTAAATATCTACAAACCATTAATCAACAAACACCTCCACAATTAACCCAGGGAGAACAACCCCTAGCTTCAGAGTTATTACAACCCCAACAGGAGGAAATTAACAGTGACGGAGAATAG
- a CDS encoding NAD(P)H-quinone oxidoreductase subunit J, whose product MTENSAELAPVGKVGSWLTANNWEYEVLPSDHLGIELIKVSPDLLLPIAQALYDQGFNYLQCQGAYDLGAGKELVSFYHLVKLTDDESPIEEVRIKVFLPRENPVVPSVYWIWQAADWQERESYDMYGIIYSGHPNLKRILMPEDWVGWPLRKDYISPDFYELQDAY is encoded by the coding sequence GTGACGGAGAATAGTGCAGAATTAGCCCCGGTAGGCAAAGTTGGTAGTTGGTTGACTGCTAATAATTGGGAATACGAAGTACTCCCTAGTGATCATCTCGGGATTGAACTAATCAAGGTTAGCCCAGATTTATTACTACCCATCGCCCAAGCTCTCTATGATCAGGGTTTTAACTATCTCCAATGTCAAGGAGCTTATGATTTAGGTGCTGGTAAAGAATTAGTGAGTTTTTATCATTTAGTAAAACTTACAGATGATGAATCACCCATAGAAGAAGTCAGAATCAAAGTGTTCTTACCTAGAGAAAATCCTGTAGTTCCTTCAGTTTATTGGATTTGGCAAGCTGCTGATTGGCAAGAAAGAGAAAGCTATGATATGTATGGCATTATTTACTCGGGTCATCCCAATCTCAAACGCATTTTAATGCCAGAAGATTGGGTGGGTTGGCCCTTGCGTAAAGATTATATCTCTCCAGACTTTTACGAACTACAAGACGCCTATTAA